The sequence below is a genomic window from Pirellulales bacterium.
TCGTCCCGCCACGATTGTCGCGCTGGCCGACATGGTTCACGGGCAGGAAGCCGACCTGTTCGTCCTGATGAAGAGCAAGGATGAACTCAAGACGCGCGACGGCAAAACCTATTACAAAGTCGCCTTTCGCGACGCCCGCCGCGAAGTGAGTTTTCCCATCTGGGCCGATTCCGCCTGGGCCGAAGATTGCCGCCAGCAATGGACCCCTGGCGCCTTTTACAAACTGCGGGCCACGTACCGCGATACTTCTTACGGTCCGCAACTCGACATTCGCAAAATCCGCGAGGTCGTCGCCGCCGACACCGCCGACGGTTTCGACCCGGGCCTGTTCGTCGCCCAATCGCGCTTCGACCCGGCCACGATGTTCGCCGAGCTACGCGCGATCGCGGTCGACAAGATTTCCAACGCGCCATTGTCCGCCCTGGTGCTCTCAATCCTGGACGACAACCGCGAAGCTCTACTGACGCTGCCGGCCGCCACCCGTAACCATCACAATTACTATGCCGGCTACCTGGAACATGTCCTGAGCGTGACGCGAACGGCCCTCTACCTGGCTGAAAAGTATGACGACTATTACCCCGACATGCAGCCGCCGCTCGACCGTGGGCTGGTCGCGGCCGGAGCGATCCTGCATGACATCGGCAAGCTGCGCGAGATCGAGTGGCAGCCCGAGGGTGCCGCCTACACCGCGGCCGGCCGGCTCGTCGGGCATATTCTGCAGGGGCGTGACATCGTTCGTGAAGCCGCCGCGCACCACCCGCTTGAGGGCGACCTGCTGCTGCGTTTAGAGCACATTATTATCGCCCATCAGCGACTGCCCGAATGGGGCTCGCCGAAGCCCCCGATGACCCCCGAGGCGTTGTTGGTTCACTACGCCGACGACATCGACGCGAAGATGAACATGATGTATGTCACACTTCGTGATGACACGACCCCCGGACCGCTAACGTCGAAAAAGAATCAACTTTTTCAACAACTCTATCGCGGCCCACAATAAGCCTGCCGACTGTTGTGCCTGCGACAAATCGGCGGGCGCTGATCGATCTTGGCGCGTGCGAATCCGACGCGATGTTACAGCCGGTTGGTCCCCCCGCGCGATTCTGCTCACCGGGCTAACTTATCGTTTGATCGGCGCACGTCTTTCGAAGTGCCAACGATGTTACAGCGTTGGTACGTTTTCGAACTGTCATGGGCTGATAATATCACACCACCCCCTCTAGGGGTTGCTTCGTTAATTGCCGGTGTTAACCTGCCAATTGGGGAGGGACAGAATTTTGTTTCCTGTAGCTACGGTCTTGAAAGGTCTTTTGGTATGGCAAAGAAAGCAGCGGGACGCGGTAAGGGAGATTCCGTTAACAAGGCGCAAGCGATTCGTGACGAGTTTTCAGCCCAAGGAATTGGGGCGCGTCCCAAGGACATCATCGCCACGTTGAAGTCCAAGGGTGTCGAAGTTTCGTCCGCGCAAGTGAGCAACATCAAGGCAACGTTCGGAGCAGCCAAGGGTCGCGGCCGTCACGGCGCGAACGGCGCCCTGAGTGTCGAGTTGCTGGTGGAAGCCAAGAAGCTCGCCGATCGCCTCGGCGGCGTCGAAATCACGAAGCGCGCTCTCGAAGCACTTTCGCGATTAAGTTAGGCTCGCGATTGCTTCGATCGTTATGCTTATGCGATTGTTCCACAGGCCGGCACACAGGTGCCGGCCTGTGTCATTTAATGCCCATTGTTCGGCATAACAACTCTCGAACAACACGCCCGGACCGCAATCGCGTGGCGTTGTAAAGTTGGTCCCAGCGGAGGGGCGCGCAGTGCGCCGCATGAATACCGCCAACGACTTTCTTTCGCCGCAGCCGGTTCCAGCTCGGAGTTGCGACGACGCTCGTCGCGGTGACGGCGGTGGCTGTCTGGCTTGGCTGGAGATTCGAGTTCGTCCGTTCGGGCCGAGCCCGGCGTCTCTTCCCCCCTTGGCCTTCTGGTTGCACAGCGGAAGCAACGACGGCACGTCCGCGCACGACTAAAACGGCACCCCGACGCCACCGCGCCAGGCCACAAACCTTCCGCCGCGCCTCATACCCAACCCGTCGCTTTCACGTATAATCCGGGCTTTGGCGTTTTCGGTCGATCCTTCGAGGGGGAGAGTTTCATGAGCGTCGCGAATCGCGATAAGCAGGTGGCCGAGGCAGAAGAGCTGCTCGGCGATGGCGGACCACGACTGGGATTCGCGAAAGGTTTGTTCTTCGGGCAGTACCTGGGCGATCGACTCCTCCCCTACCCCGATATCGCTTCCGACTTGCAGGCGCGTTCGCTGGTCTCGGATCTGCGCAAGTTCTGCAAAGAGCAGATCGATCCCGCGCAGATCGATCGCGATGCCGAAATCCCCGAGCACGTCGTTCGCGGTCTCGGCCAGTTGGGCGTGCTCGGCGCGTGCCTGCCGAAAAGTTGTGGCGGCTTGGAATTCAGCCAGACCGCTTACTGCCAACTGATGGAAGTCCTCGGCGGCCACTGCGGCGGCACCGCATTGTTCGTCAATGCTCACCATTCGATCGGACCGCGAGCGCTCGTGTTGTTCGGCACGCCCGAGCAGCAAGCAAAGTACCTGCCTAAGTCGGCCAGCGGCGAATGGCTGAGCGCGTTCGCACTGACCGAGCCCGAGGCCGGCAGTGACGCCGCCAACGTGCAAACGCGTGCCACCCCGTCGCCGGACGGCAAGGGTTACGTGATCAACGGCAACAAGCGGTGGATCACCAACGGCGGCATCGCCAACGTGCTGACCGTGATGGCCCGCACGCCCGTCCCCAACAGCGACGACACAAAGATCACGGCCTTCATCGTCACGCCCGACATGCCCGGATTCGAGGTAATCGAGAAGCGGATGGCCAAGTGCGGCGTGCGCGGCTCGGCCACGGCCCGTCTGGCCTTCCACGACATGTTCGTGCCGAACGAGAACATCCTGGGTGCTCGTGGCAAGGGTTTGAAGATCGCGCTAACCGTACTCGATTATGGCCGCACGACGTTCGGCGCCAGTTGCACCGGCGCCGCCAAGTTCTGCGTCGCCCGGGCTACGCAGCATGCCAACGAGCGCGTGCAATTCGGCGAATCGCTTGGCTCGTTCGAACTGGTCAAAGACAAGATCGCCTACATGGCGGCCGGCGCCTACGCCATGGAATCGGTCACCTATCAGACGGCCGCCCTGATCGATGCCGGCGAAGACGACTATATGATCGAGACCGCCATGCTCAAGGTGTTCGCCACCGACGTGCTGTGGCGGATCATCAACGACACGATCCAGATCTTTGGCGGCAAGGCGTACTTCGCCGACGAGCCGTACGAGCGCATGATGCGCGACGGACGCATCAACATGATCGGCGAAGGGGCCAACGACGTATTGCGTGTCTTCTCGGCCCTGGTCGGCATGCGTGACGTCGGCCTGGAGTTGAAGGGCGTCCTGAATGCCCTGATGAACCCGCTGGGCAATATCAGCAAGATCGGCGGGTTCGCCAGCCGGCGGATCGGCTCGATGCTGGCCTCGCCCGAGGTGCAGGTTCGCAGCACGGAACTGCAGGAAGACGCCGTTCGCATCGGCCGGCTGGTGGGCGCGCTCGGTGCCCAGGTCGAACGCCTGCTTCGCAAGTACCAGGAATCTGTGATGGATCGCCAGTACCAGTTGGGCCGCGTTTCGGACGTCGCCACCGAACTTTACGTCTCGGGCTGCGTCTTGAACCGGCTCGACGCCCTAGTGCGCGACCCGCACGCCGACGAAGGGGCTCGCTCGCGCGGCCTCAAGCTGGGCCGGTACTACCTGAAGACGGCCGGCCGCCGCATTCGCCGCAACCTGGCCGACCTGTGGGACAACGACGACGACGACACGAACCGCATCGCCGATATGATGCTGTCGAACAAGCCGTCAAAATCCCCCGCCGCGCACTAACCGCCCGGCGCGCGATAACGGGCGCAATGCGTTGGCACCGAATCTCGCATGTCATGCCGAGTGCCATGCTTTTTCGCCGCAGGCGAATAAGCATGCTCGTGCGACAACAAACCGAGATGCAAACTTACCGCGTCCACTTCAGCCAATTGCTGCGGTGGGCCGTCTCCATCGCTTCGGTCTTCTCAGGAAAGGCCGCGGGCGGGGGCGGCACCGGCTGCGCAGGCGTCAGCCGTAGATTCGGATCGGCCAGGTTCACCGCGGGCGTCGCTGCGCCCATGTTCGGCATCGCCCACATCTGTTGCGGGTCACCGGCCAATTGATTCACGGTCACATTGTTCAGCTCGATCGTCATTTCGAACTTCGTCGACGGCCAGACAATCTTCACCGTCTTCGGCAGCACGACATTGGCCAGCGGATCGCGGCGATGCCCGCTCATCAGGGCCGAAGCCAGCAGTTGTCCCATCGGATCGTACAAATGCTGTTCGAGCACCCAGCCGCGGGCGTCGTCGATGATCATCACCCGGCGGTAATCTCCTTCGGGATGCGGCAGTCGCGTTTCGACACGTAAACGCCCCTGCCCCACCGCCACCGGCCCCGAATGATCGCCGGCCGGATCCAACGTCGCCACGCCCAACGCGTCGATCAGCCATTCCGGCTCGACCGGCAACACTTGCCGCGCGACGCTGTTCGAGAATTGATCGTGTCGGCAAAAATAGACCGCTGGCTCCGGCGCGCGACGCACCCAGAACCAGAACATCTCGTCGTTACTTCCCAGGTCGACTTCCGGTCCCGTCAGTAACGTATCGGCGCGCAGGCGGAATCGCCGCGGACGCTCGATCGCGATATTCGCCCGGGCTTTCGGCGCACCCGGCGTATAAATCTCGGCGTCGGTCGTATATAGCGAATGGATGCGTCCGCTGTTGTTGTTCACCACACTCGTCACGTCCGCCAGCGTGGGCGTCGTGGACAACACGCGCGGCATCACCGGCGAATACGACGTGATAAACCCGGGACAACTGGCGCCGCTACTGCACACGACCGACAACAGCGTCGCCAAGAGTAGCGCATTGCGCCCCCAGGTCTTGCGCGGCAGATGGTCAGCAGGCCTCATTCGGCACCGGCGTATAACAACCGTGAAAGTTCGTCCTGAATCTCTTGAGCGCGGGCTCCCTCGGGCATTACCCCCGCCACGCGATATGTCGCTTCGTCGCGCGGGTTGAACAGCACCAATGTTTCGTGCCCCGCATGGTCGGTCTCTTGCTTCTCGAGCTTTAGCACGCGCCGTCGCACCAACAGCAGCGCCATGACCAACCGCATGTCGGCTTTTTCCTCAACCCCTTCCAGCCCCGCGAACATCTCCAGCAGCACCTCATGCGGCGCCAATCGCGGCCGCTTGGCATCGGGCATCGGCACGCGCGATTTCCACGATCCCAGCGATCGCTCGGGCGGCCCCTGCCATGCTTCGAGCGAAAAATCGAGCCGCCGCACCTCCGCCCCTTCGACAACTAGCGCTGTGTAATACTCCTCGCCCGGCACAAGCTCGCGGCCGGTCGTCGCGCAGTGGCGCGTGAATCGTTGAACCTCGTAGTCCATACCGTTCTCTCTCGATTGCGCGACCCATCGGTCATCACCACCACGCTTCGCCGCCACGGCGCAAACGTGAGTCGCAAAGGGTGGCCGCACTCCCGATTGGAGCGCAACCTGTGCGCCCTCCGGACCGGATTTGGACGCGGAAGACTACTCGAAAGCCCGGCTCCACTCAAGATTATTGCCAGCAACAACTTTGGGGGAATTGGGCACCCACGCAAGGAGAACGCAAATTCTGTAGCCGGGCCCTGCGACCTTGGAGCAGCACCGTGAGATTCTCCAGCCGCAAAGAGGCCAGCTACAGGGGACAATTCAAACTCTCCATGTTGCAATTCACCTGCATCAGTGACCGAATTCTTTGCTAGCATCCTTACCGACAGCTAGGCTAAACGAAGGGACGCTTCGTAATTCCGATAAACGGGGCACATGCAACTGCTAGCGTTTCGTGCCATGCTTCCGCTTGCGCAAGCATGCCGGCGGCACGCCAATAAAACATCGCACTTCGTCCGCCCCTCAATCCGCCCCGCATCGAGAACACCGATCATGCCTGACACACCCCGTCGTGAGTTCCTTAAGCAAGCCAGCCTCGGCGCTGCCGCGATCGCCACCACCCAAT
It includes:
- a CDS encoding HD domain-containing protein, whose translation is MATRPATIVALADMVHGQEADLFVLMKSKDELKTRDGKTYYKVAFRDARREVSFPIWADSAWAEDCRQQWTPGAFYKLRATYRDTSYGPQLDIRKIREVVAADTADGFDPGLFVAQSRFDPATMFAELRAIAVDKISNAPLSALVLSILDDNREALLTLPAATRNHHNYYAGYLEHVLSVTRTALYLAEKYDDYYPDMQPPLDRGLVAAGAILHDIGKLREIEWQPEGAAYTAAGRLVGHILQGRDIVREAAAHHPLEGDLLLRLEHIIIAHQRLPEWGSPKPPMTPEALLVHYADDIDAKMNMMYVTLRDDTTPGPLTSKKNQLFQQLYRGPQ
- a CDS encoding acyl-CoA dehydrogenase family protein; amino-acid sequence: MSVANRDKQVAEAEELLGDGGPRLGFAKGLFFGQYLGDRLLPYPDIASDLQARSLVSDLRKFCKEQIDPAQIDRDAEIPEHVVRGLGQLGVLGACLPKSCGGLEFSQTAYCQLMEVLGGHCGGTALFVNAHHSIGPRALVLFGTPEQQAKYLPKSASGEWLSAFALTEPEAGSDAANVQTRATPSPDGKGYVINGNKRWITNGGIANVLTVMARTPVPNSDDTKITAFIVTPDMPGFEVIEKRMAKCGVRGSATARLAFHDMFVPNENILGARGKGLKIALTVLDYGRTTFGASCTGAAKFCVARATQHANERVQFGESLGSFELVKDKIAYMAAGAYAMESVTYQTAALIDAGEDDYMIETAMLKVFATDVLWRIINDTIQIFGGKAYFADEPYERMMRDGRINMIGEGANDVLRVFSALVGMRDVGLELKGVLNALMNPLGNISKIGGFASRRIGSMLASPEVQVRSTELQEDAVRIGRLVGALGAQVERLLRKYQESVMDRQYQLGRVSDVATELYVSGCVLNRLDALVRDPHADEGARSRGLKLGRYYLKTAGRRIRRNLADLWDNDDDDTNRIADMMLSNKPSKSPAAH